Proteins from one Oscillatoria nigro-viridis PCC 7112 genomic window:
- a CDS encoding DUF4114 domain-containing protein — MLENQTQFSPTASTKSEQDSDKTLPVVTASTTSEKASDKTPLPATAETTSKPEEHQTPLSSETTLFFESSPNKISPATASTTDNSRANTTSPATASVAENPELDRTSPATTSTIDKSEPDQTSPATASVAENPELDRTSPATTSTIDKSEPDQTLPATASVAENPELDRTSPATTSTIDKSEPDRTLPATTSTTDKSEPDQTSPATASTTDKSESNKASPTEISTTNNLDTATNLEPNKTSTPEPDRTSTPSTNINFDSNAFSVDEKGIIGIQFTSDGGWYSGQLAIVSLLGMEKFVPGSEAFIKEAASRALSNSTKGYIAISDDLEGAYYTDPNSSENLNSGQYLGTKTFAMTPGDKFFFMLVPNGTVQQVYDNPAIGGDKKPLFSIATDNPSDGFSIGQIADITGEGKLFVMEDMGLIQGSDRDYDDITFRVTGATSKIVPLSELVDSFSASIHSPLIQKLKGESDKSEPKFTRESTVTNSGDKSQGETPSITADNDQQKPQPTETSTVANSDSQESPATETSTVANSDSQESPPTETSTVGKSDSQESPPTETSTVANSDSQESPPTETSTVANSDSQESPPTETSTVGKSDTEESQEIEQTASPPETPSVSPTELNSEIELPVLAESLVSESADTESIKTDTTATNRIPQLPAEADYGVNNAASPPTAETLLIPTPIASQPPAKTSEIADNLGKELPRETDDNIPNAASQLPIQITEVIPASKAVDTQENDRDVTETAAEFETEQFPTTTAEIIATETENVADLIEDDTTFPEITAEFKTEQLVTKTESIVAAPEADDTVERELPVAEITAEFESQQLPPKTDDFALAEFTADTIDTDIAVTFTAAELETENSPAIVVNSLETDPLISHSNSSVQTDSPIPALFSTPLETAAGTAQIASVETSVSPSTLKSPPSPTSNTYNSNSTPTETTVAQPAYSDTKIAPKPADISSGWLPPLEVEESAQFSDGIADSKSYSTQGAGNFQSNINPPTNLSTTTTANLPIPGTFLVDNQGKVRFDYVFDGGYFEGELGVFSLAGMEAFTPGTPEFIAEASRRVLSNSTDGHIVISDSKEGAKFTGAMPFDGDWGSGEYQGIKTFSMSPGDTFAVMLVPNGTVQSSLQSSYEGNLYPSHRPLFSIATANPNDTAHLLQIADVTGTGNTFTLEDMSAANSDRDYNDLIFKISGATGNAPLLSTVINPDREWRNTALGQQLLAEANPPNSDNNPPVVSPTNVRTYTELETTISLENLATDAEGDPLTISVLNPVNGTVIFNPSTNKASFKPATGFSGIASFDFLASDAFGSSTPARVTVNVSDVPLLNLDFVKRNPLLNAGENTELIVLGDFADQKGVVLPDSYLTYTSFNPEVASIDSSGNVTGKGDGTSILSASRNNLQAVTALRVGELPAPTNDAEFNAALAEINGLNVYPKAVTMTAGMARALLVGIDNIEQSPNLKFGATGTRYFPGNSNLLQVNSDGVITATEEGVTNVTVIHGAVEQVVPVRVSVPAAAGTILGVNGGAVTGSDGSIVMLPEGALAGDTAVSFTALNSSNLSLPLPEGLQFAGGFNLDVGDKQLKLPAQLAIPAPAGLSPGTEVLFLRKGSLPSAFNVESPTWLIQESGVVDANGTIRTNSPPLSGLLDSGEYSILAWPTLGLVGAPTLQGLLNNATFDATLAATKALNLSTNVGLQNSFLAANAGLIGIAAVTGAQFAATILVLAYLAKYLQSGLQVIAIPPVGLPVVTPAGVELNPDGIPSVTATLNIPTLFPADPQAPPVLQGAEFKLENGTPTVVLTGSNFLNNSGDLGAEFEDLTVSFRVGDKSYPGVLIPEENTDLGENRYKIAVEIPLAVSVGDASIVVSRKQKKRLGHGAADYEIVELSSEENIRLAPTCLEWGLVAERSSDRINVINLRNAASTVETQTSENLAVAVNIPVGNPNIPSDRPESIAATNNATRAYVTLGNTGRVSVVDLMALREIDTTPETATVDAITLPSGARPQGIVIDPKDNYAYIADQSRPNIYVLDINPNSATYHTVVETIAIDSPSGLQQLTINSDERKLFVTGSDRNIHVVNIDPSDKPTNSSSNPRKWHEQIGKILTPNGAMGITATSDPSKIIFTSGNTATDGSGLGVLEITDSDPLSLAAAARYANLSLGSDSDYFDVNEGVAVTITKDGQYAFVAGRNNRGNVNPSDARSGGNIGIIFDPLGPNPRLVAATRPIPGSLTNNVALSSDGKYLIASYPTLEGGGSAYVFDVEEMIKAVENPGNYKLDARNRGVGTWGFEASNQRDATTADLARVPIDDINPLVSIAADYEITGGNGINNFTFSVPEGTNRAPIGIGGNPRGLAIASARNWLELKGPIGDSKNDSTPLIPTFKWDLKGEDEFCGLPGFNPDTDVSEVNLYVSVFPQGNGLLPGDRWSGLNSAGDKDYNPNRVLTAQWKNGTWTWNGVSKAGSPEEFTLSSDRMLTAGQKYHWAVEAETDKGEKTTAFGNFETLLPAPIAGANTFSSVTVLTRGLEAQPNLIDRQFEQMASHLTEENALVMRYDRATNKWGWLNFDGSKTFSPPSHKFGAPLILIPGWEQPPEATAFNSGFTEAAADAFFASMVALNQSLENTLFNSPMHFIGFGQGAAINNEIVQRLGTYFPLAGGTSSENRDLQMTTLDPHDFDQDYLVGSLKSFRDPSVLIWENVTYADNYYQNVPALDTQETNTRAGRRIAEADWNVHLGGSDGTGSVDGSSRMGFTEHSTDGRPHMHALTWYGGTTNLSGSQLPLRNGETIYRRLGDLELDSSGNPTTPTWYTPAHANANFTHGEQQAPWEGIGTGWFYSVLGGGSQLRPYGVNVSNRVPLTEDNTYTDETIGNRMRGDYAVPTLFNGNFDASKRFTYQSVPGWSFYNSLTVSDNPNVSQRHLHERDEIDTFLTEEQRILNYGFASQNYTFKMGGTDGPQEIIHNLFVVPDQNSLHDSLKLDLHVPEDQLAAGRNITVSMRADVAGYEQFRSIGTINLERGSGINSSPAEIDSNIRKIGYGTEGFESFYLNVPQELRGKAALLKFEINDGTVYVDDISFGKKWEPSMTLAEAEEYTKNSYYSGRVLYHGTNPDGAANIADIGLDPARFIRGFLGEGFYLTNQEERARDFSRDKDGNLRQGPILKTVLNVKNPKIYPGLQEFADEVANYGQETGLQEPERTVRYAEYLKSQGYDAIVTTPTMMQHYLVFDPKQVVVIEE, encoded by the coding sequence TTGCTGGAAAATCAAACACAATTCTCGCCAACCGCCTCCACAAAATCAGAACAAGATTCGGACAAAACATTACCCGTTGTAACTGCATCTACCACGAGCGAAAAAGCTTCGGACAAAACACCATTACCCGCTACCGCTGAAACGACTTCAAAACCCGAAGAACACCAAACGCCCTTATCATCAGAGACTACACTCTTCTTCGAGTCATCACCAAACAAAATATCACCGGCAACTGCATCAACGACTGACAATTCAAGAGCAAATACAACATCACCCGCAACTGCGTCAGTCGCTGAAAACCCTGAACTAGATCGAACATCACCTGCAACTACATCAACGATTGATAAATCAGAACCAGATCAAACATCACCCGCAACTGCGTCAGTCGCTGAAAACCCTGAACTAGATCGAACATCACCTGCAACTACATCAACGATTGATAAATCAGAACCAGATCAAACATTACCTGCAACTGCGTCAGTCGCTGAAAACCCTGAACTAGATCGAACATCACCTGCAACTACATCAACGATTGATAAATCAGAACCAGATCGAACATTACCTGCAACTACATCAACGACTGACAAATCAGAACCAGATCAAACATCACCTGCGACTGCATCAACGACTGACAAATCAGAATCCAACAAAGCTTCACCTACCGAAATCTCCACCACCAACAACTTAGATACAGCCACTAATCTAGAACCCAATAAAACCTCAACCCCAGAACCCGATCGAACCTCAACTCCTTCAACCAACATCAACTTTGACTCAAACGCATTCAGTGTCGATGAAAAAGGAATAATCGGCATACAATTCACATCCGACGGCGGGTGGTATAGCGGACAACTAGCCATCGTCAGCCTACTCGGAATGGAAAAATTCGTTCCCGGTTCCGAGGCATTTATCAAAGAAGCAGCAAGTCGAGCTTTAAGCAACTCGACAAAGGGCTACATCGCAATTTCTGACGATTTAGAAGGAGCATATTACACCGATCCTAACAGCTCAGAAAACCTCAATTCCGGGCAATACCTCGGCACAAAAACATTTGCCATGACGCCTGGGGACAAATTCTTCTTCATGCTAGTACCCAACGGCACCGTACAGCAAGTATACGACAACCCCGCAATCGGCGGCGACAAAAAACCCCTATTTTCAATAGCTACAGACAATCCCAGCGACGGCTTCAGTATCGGTCAAATTGCCGATATTACAGGAGAAGGCAAACTCTTTGTCATGGAAGACATGGGGCTGATTCAAGGGAGCGATCGGGATTACGATGATATCACATTCCGTGTCACGGGCGCTACATCCAAAATAGTTCCCCTCAGCGAATTAGTTGACTCCTTCTCTGCATCAATTCACTCCCCGTTAATTCAAAAACTGAAGGGTGAATCGGATAAATCAGAGCCGAAATTTACCCGAGAATCAACTGTTACCAATTCCGGTGATAAATCCCAGGGAGAAACACCATCGATAACTGCTGATAACGACCAACAAAAACCTCAGCCAACAGAAACATCAACAGTTGCTAACTCAGACAGCCAAGAATCGCCAGCCACAGAAACATCAACAGTTGCTAACTCAGACAGCCAAGAATCGCCACCAACAGAAACATCAACAGTTGGTAAATCCGACAGCCAAGAATCACCACCAACAGAAACATCAACAGTTGCTAACTCAGACAGCCAAGAATCGCCACCAACAGAAACATCAACAGTTGCTAACTCAGACAGCCAAGAATCGCCACCAACAGAAACATCAACAGTTGGTAAATCCGATACTGAAGAATCGCAAGAAATAGAACAAACAGCCTCTCCCCCAGAGACACCCAGTGTTAGCCCTACTGAATTAAATTCGGAAATTGAACTGCCAGTATTAGCAGAATCTCTTGTCAGCGAGTCAGCAGATACTGAATCAATTAAAACCGACACAACTGCAACTAATCGCATTCCTCAATTGCCGGCTGAAGCCGACTATGGTGTAAACAATGCTGCTTCTCCACCAACCGCTGAAACTCTGCTGATTCCCACTCCCATCGCGTCACAGCCTCCTGCAAAAACATCTGAGATTGCCGATAATTTGGGCAAAGAATTGCCAAGAGAAACCGATGACAATATTCCTAATGCTGCGTCACAATTGCCGATCCAAATTACTGAGGTTATTCCCGCATCCAAAGCTGTTGATACCCAAGAAAATGACCGGGATGTTACCGAAACCGCAGCCGAATTTGAAACCGAACAATTTCCCACAACAACCGCTGAGATTATTGCTACAGAAACAGAAAACGTTGCCGATTTAATTGAAGATGACACCACCTTCCCTGAAATAACAGCCGAATTTAAAACCGAACAATTGGTGACAAAAACCGAGTCAATTGTTGCCGCACCCGAAGCGGATGATACGGTTGAACGCGAACTCCCTGTTGCTGAAATAACAGCCGAATTTGAAAGCCAACAATTGCCACCAAAAACAGACGATTTCGCTCTTGCAGAATTCACTGCTGATACAATTGATACGGACATCGCTGTCACCTTCACAGCAGCAGAATTAGAGACAGAAAACTCCCCGGCAATTGTCGTTAATTCTCTCGAAACCGACCCGCTAATTTCCCACTCAAACTCTAGCGTACAAACCGATTCTCCCATACCGGCACTTTTCTCAACTCCATTAGAAACAGCAGCAGGTACAGCACAGATAGCCTCAGTCGAAACCAGCGTTTCACCATCAACTCTTAAATCCCCACCCTCACCAACTTCAAACACTTATAATAGCAATTCAACTCCAACAGAAACTACCGTCGCTCAACCCGCGTATTCCGATACCAAAATAGCGCCAAAACCCGCAGATATATCGAGCGGTTGGCTGCCGCCGTTAGAAGTAGAAGAATCGGCTCAATTTTCGGACGGTATTGCAGACAGTAAATCTTATTCAACACAGGGTGCAGGCAACTTCCAAAGCAATATCAATCCCCCAACAAATCTCTCAACAACAACAACAGCCAATTTACCAATCCCCGGTACTTTCCTTGTAGATAACCAAGGAAAAGTCAGATTCGACTATGTATTTGACGGCGGCTACTTTGAAGGCGAACTTGGAGTTTTTAGCCTGGCAGGAATGGAAGCATTTACACCAGGAACTCCAGAATTCATTGCCGAAGCATCCCGTAGAGTTTTAAGCAATTCCACCGACGGACACATTGTAATTAGCGACTCGAAAGAAGGAGCCAAATTCACCGGTGCGATGCCGTTCGACGGGGATTGGGGCAGCGGCGAATATCAGGGTATCAAAACTTTCTCCATGAGCCCAGGCGACACCTTTGCCGTCATGTTAGTCCCCAACGGTACAGTACAGTCATCGCTCCAATCCTCGTATGAGGGAAATTTGTACCCCTCACACCGTCCCTTATTCAGTATCGCCACAGCCAATCCCAACGATACCGCTCATCTGCTACAAATAGCCGACGTTACGGGCACCGGCAACACCTTTACCCTCGAAGATATGTCGGCCGCTAACTCGGACAGAGATTACAATGACCTAATCTTTAAAATTAGTGGCGCAACCGGAAACGCACCGCTGCTTTCTACAGTCATCAACCCTGACAGAGAATGGCGCAATACAGCTTTAGGACAGCAATTGCTCGCCGAAGCCAATCCCCCGAATTCTGACAACAATCCGCCCGTTGTTTCACCGACAAACGTTCGGACTTATACAGAATTAGAGACAACTATTTCATTAGAAAATCTTGCCACAGATGCAGAGGGCGACCCTCTGACAATTAGCGTCCTCAATCCAGTTAACGGCACAGTAATTTTCAATCCATCAACCAACAAAGCATCGTTTAAACCAGCAACTGGTTTCTCTGGAATTGCCAGCTTTGATTTCCTTGCCAGCGACGCTTTTGGGAGTTCAACTCCCGCGCGGGTGACAGTCAACGTCAGCGATGTTCCGCTGTTGAATCTAGATTTTGTGAAGCGAAATCCGCTCCTCAATGCAGGAGAAAATACGGAATTGATTGTGCTGGGAGATTTTGCCGACCAAAAAGGTGTAGTGCTGCCAGATTCTTATCTAACTTACACTTCATTCAATCCAGAAGTAGCATCGATCGACTCTTCTGGAAATGTAACAGGTAAGGGAGACGGCACTTCGATTTTGAGCGCATCTCGAAATAACTTGCAAGCAGTAACAGCGCTGCGAGTTGGAGAACTGCCAGCCCCAACAAATGATGCAGAATTTAATGCAGCGCTAGCAGAGATTAACGGTTTGAATGTCTACCCCAAAGCAGTCACGATGACAGCAGGAATGGCACGAGCGCTGTTAGTAGGAATTGACAACATAGAACAATCCCCCAACTTAAAATTTGGTGCGACAGGAACTCGCTATTTCCCCGGCAACTCCAACTTATTGCAAGTGAATTCAGACGGCGTTATTACCGCCACAGAAGAAGGAGTTACCAACGTTACAGTCATTCACGGTGCCGTCGAACAAGTCGTGCCGGTACGAGTCTCCGTTCCTGCCGCCGCCGGAACAATTTTAGGAGTAAATGGCGGTGCAGTTACTGGCAGCGACGGTTCAATTGTGATGCTGCCTGAGGGAGCTCTTGCCGGAGATACAGCGGTTAGTTTTACAGCTTTAAATAGCAGCAATCTATCGCTACCGCTTCCAGAAGGTTTGCAGTTTGCAGGAGGGTTCAATTTGGATGTGGGCGATAAACAGTTGAAATTGCCCGCCCAACTAGCAATTCCAGCCCCCGCCGGCTTGTCTCCAGGTACTGAAGTTTTATTTTTGCGCAAAGGTTCGCTACCGTCTGCGTTCAATGTTGAAAGCCCAACTTGGCTGATTCAAGAATCCGGTGTAGTCGATGCCAACGGTACTATCCGCACTAATTCTCCACCCTTGAGCGGCCTTTTGGATAGCGGGGAATACTCGATACTTGCATGGCCGACCCTGGGGTTAGTAGGCGCGCCGACACTGCAAGGATTGCTCAATAACGCTACTTTCGATGCTACCCTTGCAGCTACTAAAGCACTCAATCTTTCCACAAATGTCGGTCTCCAAAACAGCTTTTTAGCAGCGAACGCCGGCTTAATCGGCATCGCTGCGGTCACTGGAGCTCAATTCGCCGCTACAATTTTGGTACTGGCTTACTTGGCTAAATACCTGCAATCTGGATTGCAAGTTATTGCCATTCCACCAGTTGGTTTGCCCGTAGTTACTCCAGCGGGTGTCGAACTCAACCCCGATGGAATTCCCAGCGTCACTGCGACCCTAAATATACCGACATTATTCCCCGCCGACCCCCAGGCACCTCCAGTCCTTCAAGGAGCTGAATTTAAGTTAGAAAATGGCACCCCAACAGTCGTCCTGACGGGCAGCAATTTCCTGAATAACTCCGGGGATTTGGGTGCGGAATTTGAGGATTTAACTGTTAGCTTCCGCGTCGGTGACAAGAGTTATCCCGGTGTTTTGATACCGGAAGAAAACACCGATTTAGGAGAAAATCGCTACAAAATTGCTGTCGAAATTCCGCTCGCCGTATCTGTCGGCGATGCCAGCATTGTAGTGTCGAGGAAGCAGAAAAAACGCTTAGGGCACGGAGCAGCAGATTATGAGATTGTCGAACTCTCAAGTGAAGAAAATATCCGCCTCGCCCCTACCTGCCTTGAATGGGGATTGGTAGCAGAACGTTCGAGCGACAGAATTAACGTTATTAACCTCAGAAATGCTGCATCGACTGTGGAAACTCAGACCAGTGAAAACTTGGCGGTTGCTGTTAACATTCCTGTAGGCAATCCCAATATTCCATCAGACCGACCGGAGTCAATCGCGGCTACTAATAATGCTACCCGCGCCTATGTAACTCTGGGGAATACCGGCCGCGTGTCGGTGGTGGATTTGATGGCGCTGCGAGAGATAGATACTACCCCAGAAACGGCTACTGTGGATGCGATTACCTTGCCTTCTGGGGCCAGGCCGCAAGGTATTGTTATTGACCCCAAAGACAATTACGCTTACATTGCTGACCAGAGTCGTCCCAACATCTACGTCCTCGACATCAATCCGAATTCGGCAACTTATCATACCGTAGTTGAGACAATTGCGATTGATTCGCCGTCGGGATTGCAACAGTTAACAATTAACAGCGACGAACGCAAACTTTTTGTAACTGGTTCCGACAGAAATATTCACGTTGTTAACATCGACCCGAGCGACAAACCTACCAATTCTAGTTCTAATCCCCGCAAGTGGCACGAACAAATTGGCAAAATATTAACTCCAAATGGGGCAATGGGGATAACTGCAACTTCTGACCCGTCGAAGATAATTTTTACCAGCGGCAATACCGCTACAGACGGCAGCGGTTTGGGTGTCTTGGAAATTACCGACAGCGACCCCCTGAGTTTGGCGGCGGCGGCACGCTACGCGAACTTGTCACTGGGTAGCGATTCCGATTACTTTGATGTCAATGAGGGAGTGGCTGTAACGATAACGAAAGACGGGCAATATGCGTTTGTTGCAGGCCGCAACAATAGGGGAAACGTCAACCCTAGCGACGCGCGCTCCGGCGGCAATATTGGCATTATCTTTGACCCCCTCGGACCAAATCCTCGATTGGTGGCTGCAACTCGACCGATTCCGGGCAGCTTAACTAACAACGTAGCGCTTTCGAGCGATGGCAAGTATTTGATTGCTTCTTATCCCACCCTAGAAGGGGGAGGAAGTGCCTACGTTTTCGATGTGGAGGAAATGATTAAAGCTGTAGAGAATCCGGGGAATTACAAGCTTGACGCCCGCAACAGGGGTGTGGGTACTTGGGGTTTCGAGGCAAGCAATCAGCGAGATGCGACAACTGCCGACCTCGCCCGCGTGCCGATTGACGATATCAATCCTCTTGTGAGTATTGCGGCTGACTACGAAATTACGGGGGGAAATGGGATTAATAATTTCACCTTCAGCGTACCGGAGGGTACGAACCGAGCTCCGATCGGTATTGGTGGCAATCCGAGGGGTTTGGCGATAGCCAGTGCGAGAAATTGGCTGGAATTAAAAGGACCGATCGGGGATAGCAAAAACGATAGCACTCCTTTAATTCCTACTTTCAAATGGGACTTGAAAGGTGAGGATGAATTTTGCGGGCTTCCCGGTTTTAATCCCGATACTGATGTCAGCGAGGTCAATCTTTATGTCAGCGTGTTCCCGCAAGGAAACGGATTGTTGCCGGGCGATCGGTGGTCGGGGTTAAATTCGGCTGGCGACAAAGATTACAATCCCAATCGGGTTCTGACTGCTCAATGGAAAAACGGTACGTGGACTTGGAATGGTGTCAGCAAAGCGGGTTCTCCTGAGGAGTTTACTCTTTCTAGCGATCGAATGTTGACTGCCGGTCAGAAATATCACTGGGCTGTGGAAGCCGAGACGGATAAAGGGGAAAAGACAACTGCTTTTGGCAACTTTGAAACCTTACTGCCTGCGCCGATAGCTGGCGCGAATACTTTCAGCAGCGTTACTGTTTTAACGCGAGGCTTAGAAGCTCAACCTAATTTGATAGACCGCCAATTCGAGCAGATGGCTTCTCACCTGACTGAAGAAAATGCTTTGGTCATGCGTTACGATCGGGCTACTAACAAATGGGGGTGGCTGAATTTTGATGGCTCCAAAACCTTCTCCCCTCCAAGTCATAAATTTGGCGCACCACTGATACTAATCCCTGGATGGGAACAGCCACCAGAAGCAACCGCATTTAACTCTGGCTTTACTGAAGCAGCCGCAGATGCCTTTTTTGCTTCAATGGTAGCTTTAAATCAAAGTTTGGAAAACACCCTTTTCAATTCACCTATGCACTTTATTGGGTTTGGTCAGGGTGCAGCGATCAACAATGAAATTGTCCAGCGTTTGGGGACTTATTTTCCCCTCGCTGGCGGTACTAGCTCTGAAAACCGCGACCTCCAGATGACAACGCTCGATCCTCATGATTTCGACCAAGATTACTTGGTAGGCTCCTTAAAAAGCTTCCGCGATCCATCCGTGCTAATCTGGGAAAATGTTACCTATGCCGATAACTATTATCAAAACGTCCCCGCTCTGGATACACAGGAAACCAATACCCGTGCTGGTCGGCGAATTGCCGAGGCGGATTGGAACGTACATCTTGGTGGTTCTGATGGAACAGGCTCTGTTGATGGCTCGAGCCGGATGGGATTTACTGAACACAGCACGGATGGAAGGCCTCACATGCACGCTCTCACTTGGTATGGAGGAACAACTAACCTTAGCGGAAGTCAACTCCCCTTAAGGAATGGAGAGACGATTTACCGTCGGCTCGGAGATCTGGAACTAGATAGTTCAGGCAATCCAACCACACCCACGTGGTACACGCCCGCTCATGCGAACGCTAATTTTACTCACGGCGAACAACAAGCTCCTTGGGAAGGTATCGGTACAGGCTGGTTTTACTCGGTACTCGGCGGTGGCTCTCAATTACGCCCCTATGGTGTTAACGTAAGTAACCGCGTTCCCCTAACCGAGGACAACACCTACACAGACGAAACTATAGGTAACAGGATGCGGGGTGACTATGCAGTTCCCACCCTTTTCAATGGTAATTTTGACGCCAGCAAACGTTTTACATATCAGAGCGTTCCAGGCTGGTCTTTTTACAACTCTTTAACTGTATCCGACAATCCTAATGTGTCGCAAAGGCATTTGCACGAACGGGATGAGATTGATACCTTTTTAACTGAAGAGCAAAGAATATTAAACTACGGTTTTGCTTCACAAAACTATACCTTTAAGATGGGAGGTACTGATGGACCTCAAGAGATAATTCACAATCTCTTTGTTGTACCCGATCAAAACAGCTTACACGATAGTTTGAAGTTAGACCTGCACGTACCTGAAGACCAACTCGCTGCGGGAAGAAACATTACGGTTTCTATGCGAGCAGACGTAGCTGGTTACGAACAGTTCAGGTCAATAGGAACTATCAATTTAGAGCGAGGCTCTGGAATCAATAGCTCTCCTGCAGAGATCGACAGCAACATTCGCAAGATCGGTTACGGGACTGAAGGCTTTGAAAGTTTCTACCTAAATGTCCCGCAAGAACTACGCGGTAAGGCAGCTTTACTCAAGTTTGAAATCAATGACGGCACTGTTTACGTTGACGATATTTCTTTTGGCAAGAAGTGGGAACCTTCTATGACTCTCGCTGAGGCTGAAGAATATACAAAAAATAGCTACTACAGCGGACGCGTGCTCTATCATGGAACTAACCCAGATGGTGCTGCTAATATTGCGGATATTGGTTTAGATCCTGCTAGGTTCATCAGAGGTTTCCTCGGAGAAGGTTTTTATTTGACAAATCAGGAGGAGAGGGCTAGGGATTTTAGCCGCGATAAGGATGGCAATCTAAGGCAGGGTCCGATATTAAAAACCGTGCTGAACGTAAAAAACCCCAAAATCTATCCGGGTTTACAGGAATTTGCGGATGAGGTAGCCAATTACGGTCAGGAAACTGGTCTACAAGAACCAGAGCGGACAGTTAGATATGCAGAGTATCTCAAATCTCAAGGGTATGATGCGATCGTGACTACCCCAACAATGATGCAACATTATTTAGTTTTCGACCCCAAACAAGTTGTTGTTATTGAGGAGTAA
- a CDS encoding ADP-ribosyltransferase-containing protein translates to MTLAEAEEYTKNSYYSGRVLYHGTSPDGAASIANIGVNPAYFNRGYSVYGPGLYISTDRRVAEIYSTSDAVLDLRLNVKNPKIYSQDSAYRSSLENYRLTNGLQLSDQELINQYAEYLKSQGYDALQIGNPQVPSRKSILVFDPKQVVVVRP, encoded by the coding sequence ATGACTCTCGCTGAGGCTGAAGAATATACAAAAAATAGCTACTACAGCGGACGCGTGCTCTATCATGGAACTAGCCCAGATGGTGCTGCTAGTATTGCGAATATTGGTGTAAATCCTGCTTACTTTAACAGAGGATACTCAGTGTATGGACCGGGACTTTATATATCAACTGATAGAAGGGTAGCCGAAATCTACAGCACCTCTGATGCCGTATTGGATCTAAGGTTAAATGTAAAAAATCCCAAAATATATTCACAGGATTCTGCATACAGGTCCAGCTTAGAAAACTACCGTTTAACTAATGGTTTACAGTTGTCAGACCAAGAGTTGATTAATCAATATGCAGAATATTTAAAATCTCAAGGTTACGATGCTCTTCAAATAGGAAATCCTCAAGTTCCTTCGAGAAAAAGCATCCTAGTTTTTGACCCAAAACAGGTAGTAGTTGTTCGTCCTTAA
- a CDS encoding ADP-ribosyltransferase-containing protein, which yields MVSFDQCTNIGVNPARFTRGFLGEGFYLTNREERASDFSSDENGNPRVGPVLKIMLNVKNPKVYQNLDEFDERAANYGLENGLQEPEATVRYVEYLKSQGYDAISTRAPEMMQHHLVFDPKQVVVVED from the coding sequence TTGGTATCTTTTGACCAATGTACGAATATTGGCGTAAATCCCGCTAGGTTCACAAGAGGTTTCCTCGGAGAAGGTTTTTATTTGACAAATCGGGAGGAGAGGGCTAGTGATTTTAGCAGCGATGAGAATGGCAATCCAAGGGTGGGTCCAGTATTAAAGATTATGCTGAACGTAAAAAACCCCAAAGTTTATCAGAATTTAGATGAATTTGATGAGCGGGCAGCTAATTACGGTCTGGAAAATGGTCTACAAGAACCAGAGGCGACTGTTAGATATGTAGAGTATCTCAAATCTCAGGGGTATGATGCGATCTCGACTAGAGCCCCAGAAATGATGCAACATCATTTAGTTTTCGACCCCAAACAAGTAGTTGTTGTTGAGGATTAA